Proteins co-encoded in one Mycobacterium mantenii genomic window:
- the ctaC gene encoding aa3-type cytochrome oxidase subunit II, with protein MTPREQDRSQRLSQGRFRRRSGGSGRQGKGLSRRLRPFALAMTLGVLALFLSGCSSWADALALGWPRGITPEAHLNRELWIGAVIASLVVGIIVYGLIFWASAFHRKKATDTELPRQFGYNMPLELVLTVTPFLIISVLFYFTVVVQEKMLHLAKDPEVVIDVTAFQWNWKFGYQRVAFKDGTLTYDGSDPARKKAMLSKPEGKDAHGEERVGPVRGFNTSDRQYLNFDKVETLGSSSEIPVLVLPTGKRIEFDLASADVIHTFWVPEFLFKRDVIPNADANNSVHVFQTEEIQTPGAFVGHCAEFCGTYHSMMNFEVRVVAPNDFKAYLQQRMDGKSNAEALQAIGQPPLAVTTHPFDTKRGQLAGSQ; from the coding sequence GTGACCCCTCGCGAGCAGGACCGTTCGCAACGTTTGTCGCAGGGCAGGTTTCGGCGCCGTTCCGGGGGCTCTGGGCGCCAAGGGAAGGGTCTTTCCCGTCGTCTTCGGCCCTTCGCGCTGGCCATGACGTTGGGTGTGCTGGCGTTGTTCCTGAGCGGATGCAGCAGCTGGGCGGACGCGCTGGCCCTGGGCTGGCCGCGGGGCATCACTCCGGAGGCCCACCTCAACCGGGAACTGTGGATCGGCGCGGTGATCGCGTCGCTGGTCGTCGGCATCATCGTGTATGGCTTGATCTTCTGGGCGTCGGCCTTTCACCGCAAGAAGGCGACCGACACCGAGCTGCCCCGGCAGTTCGGCTACAACATGCCGCTGGAGCTGGTGCTCACGGTGACGCCGTTCCTCATCATCTCGGTGCTGTTCTACTTCACCGTGGTGGTGCAGGAGAAGATGCTGCACCTGGCAAAGGACCCCGAGGTAGTGATCGACGTCACGGCCTTCCAGTGGAACTGGAAGTTCGGCTACCAGCGCGTCGCCTTCAAGGACGGCACGCTGACCTACGACGGGTCGGACCCGGCGCGAAAGAAGGCGATGCTGTCCAAGCCGGAGGGCAAGGACGCCCACGGTGAGGAGCGCGTCGGCCCCGTCCGCGGGTTCAACACCTCGGACCGGCAGTACCTGAACTTCGACAAGGTCGAGACGCTGGGATCCAGCAGCGAAATCCCGGTGCTGGTGTTGCCGACCGGCAAGCGCATCGAATTCGACCTGGCTTCCGCGGACGTGATTCACACGTTCTGGGTGCCGGAGTTCCTGTTCAAGCGCGACGTGATCCCCAACGCCGACGCGAACAACTCGGTGCACGTCTTCCAGACCGAGGAGATCCAGACGCCTGGTGCGTTCGTGGGTCACTGCGCCGAATTCTGCGGCACGTACCACTCGATGATGAACTTCGAGGTTCGGGTGGTGGCGCCCAACGACTTCAAGGCCTACCTGCAGCAGCGGATGGACGGTAAGAGCAACGCCGAGGCATTGCAGGCGATCGGGCAGCCCCCGCTCGCGGTGACCACTCACCCGTTCGATACCAAGCGCGGTCAATTGGCCGGAAGCCAGTAG
- a CDS encoding DUF2561 family protein, with amino-acid sequence MVSRYSAYRRGVGGDDTIAPEVIDRILIGACAAIYLVLLGVSVAAAVALADLGRGFHKAASSPHTTWVLYAVIIVSALIIAGAIPILLRARRMSQSEPAASAMTAPARGPSRPSVRLGSGALRTGTERTQQTTVQTAAPASDGEWSGEAVDRVWLRGTVILTGTMGAALIAVATATYLMAIGHDGASWVGYGFAGVITGAMPVVEWLHIRQLRRVLAEQ; translated from the coding sequence ATGGTCAGCAGGTATTCGGCGTATCGGCGCGGGGTGGGCGGCGACGACACTATCGCACCCGAAGTCATCGACCGCATCCTGATCGGGGCGTGCGCCGCCATCTATCTGGTGCTGCTGGGTGTCAGCGTGGCGGCCGCGGTCGCCCTGGCGGATCTGGGCAGGGGCTTTCACAAGGCGGCCAGCAGCCCGCACACCACCTGGGTGCTGTACGCCGTCATCATCGTCTCGGCGCTGATCATCGCGGGCGCGATCCCCATCCTGTTGCGGGCCCGCCGGATGTCCCAGTCCGAGCCGGCCGCTTCGGCGATGACCGCGCCGGCGCGCGGACCGTCCAGGCCGTCGGTGCGGCTGGGGAGCGGCGCTTTGCGCACCGGGACCGAGCGGACGCAGCAGACCACGGTGCAGACGGCGGCGCCGGCGTCGGATGGCGAGTGGTCGGGCGAGGCGGTGGACCGAGTCTGGTTGCGCGGCACCGTGATACTGACCGGCACCATGGGGGCGGCGCTGATCGCGGTCGCGACGGCGACCTACCTGATGGCGATCGGTCACGATGGCGCGTCGTGGGTCGGATATGGCTTCGCCGGCGTCATTACCGGGGCCATGCCGGTGGTGGAGTGGCTGCACATCCGCCAGCTGCGCCGCGTCCTCGCCGAGCAATAG
- the qcrA gene encoding cytochrome bc1 complex Rieske iron-sulfur subunit, with translation MSDAVGGKGDVRGSDTEGNPHGAGEREPNDAALAAMSQQELVALGGRLDGVETVFKEPRWPIEGTKAEKRAERGVALWLLLGGFFGLALLLIFLFWPWEYKPKEARGSILYDLTTPLYGLTFGMAILSIGIGVILYQKRFIPEEISIQDRHDGASRDVDRKTVVANLADAYQGSTVGRRKLIGLSLGMGLGAFGLSTLVAFAGGLIKNPWKPVVPTADGKKAVLWTSGWTPRYHGETIYLARATGSASTSPFVKMRPEDLDAGGMETVFPWRESDGDGTTPESQEKLRAINQGVRNPVMLIRVRPTDMNRVVKRQGQESFNFGEFFAYTKVCSHLGCPASLYEEQSYRILCPCHQSQFDALHFAKPIFGPAARALAQLPITIDTNGYLVANGDFVEPVGPAFWERTTT, from the coding sequence ATGAGCGACGCCGTGGGTGGTAAGGGAGACGTTCGCGGCTCTGACACCGAGGGGAACCCGCACGGCGCAGGCGAGCGGGAGCCCAACGACGCGGCGCTGGCCGCCATGTCGCAGCAGGAACTGGTGGCGCTGGGCGGCAGGCTCGACGGCGTCGAAACGGTGTTCAAGGAACCCCGCTGGCCGATCGAGGGCACCAAAGCCGAGAAGCGCGCCGAACGCGGCGTCGCTCTCTGGCTTTTGCTGGGCGGCTTCTTCGGGCTGGCCCTGCTGCTGATCTTCCTGTTCTGGCCGTGGGAGTACAAGCCCAAGGAGGCCCGCGGAAGCATCCTGTACGACCTGACCACCCCGCTGTACGGCCTGACCTTCGGGATGGCGATCCTGTCGATCGGGATCGGCGTCATCCTGTACCAGAAACGCTTTATCCCCGAAGAGATTTCGATCCAGGACCGCCACGACGGCGCCTCGCGCGACGTCGACCGCAAGACGGTGGTGGCCAACCTGGCCGACGCGTATCAGGGTTCGACCGTCGGGCGGCGCAAGCTGATCGGCCTGTCGCTGGGAATGGGGCTGGGCGCGTTCGGCCTGTCCACCCTGGTCGCGTTTGCCGGCGGGCTGATCAAGAACCCGTGGAAGCCGGTCGTGCCCACCGCCGACGGCAAGAAGGCCGTGCTGTGGACGTCCGGGTGGACCCCGCGCTACCACGGCGAGACCATCTATCTGGCGCGCGCCACCGGCTCGGCCTCCACCTCCCCGTTCGTCAAGATGCGCCCCGAGGACCTCGACGCCGGCGGCATGGAGACCGTCTTCCCGTGGCGCGAGTCCGACGGCGACGGCACCACCCCGGAGTCGCAGGAAAAGCTGCGGGCCATCAACCAGGGCGTGCGAAACCCGGTGATGCTCATCCGAGTTCGGCCCACCGACATGAACCGCGTGGTCAAGCGACAGGGTCAGGAGAGCTTCAACTTCGGCGAGTTCTTCGCCTACACCAAGGTCTGCTCGCACCTGGGTTGCCCCGCCTCGCTGTACGAGGAGCAGTCCTACCGAATCTTGTGCCCCTGCCACCAGTCGCAGTTCGACGCGCTGCACTTCGCCAAGCCGATTTTCGGACCGGCCGCGCGTGCGTTGGCGCAACTGCCGATCACCATCGACACCAACGGGTATCTGGTCGCCAACGGTGACTTCGTCGAGCCCGTCGGACCGGCATTCTGGGAGAGGACGACAACATGA
- the qcrC gene encoding cytochrome bc1 complex diheme cytochrome c subunit, with amino-acid sequence MKKLGSTRPGAAKPPKGQRDRSRRRLRRRLSGGLLLLIALTIAGGLAAILTPRPQVAVADESNSALLRTGKQLFDTSCVSCHGANLQGVPDRGPSLIGVGEEAVYFQVSTGRMPAMTGEAQAPRKEPIFDEAQVDALGAYVQANGGGPTTVRNPDGSLAMRSLRGEDLGRGGDLFRLNCSSCHNFTGKGGALSSGKYAPDLEPANEQQILAAMRTGPQNMPKFSDRQLSFEAKKDIIGYIKAVTEERQPGGYGLGGFGPAPEGMAAWIIGMVAAIGLALWIGARA; translated from the coding sequence TTGAAGAAACTGGGATCGACCCGACCCGGTGCGGCCAAGCCGCCTAAGGGGCAGCGCGACCGGTCGCGGCGGCGGCTGCGCCGCCGGCTGTCCGGTGGCCTGCTGCTGCTGATCGCGCTGACCATCGCCGGCGGTCTCGCCGCCATCCTGACCCCGCGGCCCCAGGTGGCCGTCGCCGACGAGTCGAACTCGGCGCTGCTGCGCACCGGCAAGCAGCTGTTCGACACGTCCTGCGTGTCCTGCCACGGCGCCAACCTGCAGGGTGTTCCCGACCGCGGGCCGAGCCTGATCGGTGTCGGCGAAGAAGCCGTCTACTTCCAGGTGTCGACCGGCCGGATGCCCGCGATGACCGGCGAGGCCCAGGCACCGCGCAAGGAACCGATCTTCGACGAGGCACAGGTCGACGCCCTGGGTGCCTATGTCCAGGCCAACGGCGGCGGCCCCACCACGGTGCGCAACCCGGACGGCAGCCTGGCGATGCGCTCGCTGCGCGGCGAGGACCTGGGCCGCGGCGGCGACCTGTTCCGGCTGAACTGCTCTTCCTGCCACAACTTCACCGGCAAGGGCGGCGCGCTGTCGTCGGGTAAGTACGCGCCGGACCTCGAGCCCGCCAACGAGCAGCAGATCCTGGCGGCCATGCGGACCGGCCCGCAGAACATGCCGAAGTTCTCCGACCGCCAGCTGTCCTTCGAAGCCAAGAAGGACATCATCGGCTACATCAAGGCCGTCACCGAGGAGCGCCAGCCGGGCGGCTACGGCCTGGGCGGATTCGGGCCCGCACCCGAGGGCATGGCCGCCTGGATCATCGGGATGGTCGCCGCCATCGGGCTGGCACTGTGGATTGGGGCACGAGCATGA
- the asnB gene encoding asparagine synthase (glutamine-hydrolyzing), whose product MCGLLAFVAAPEGTDKEAAAARADSAIARASHSMRHRGPDEPGTWVDPDTDGSVVFGFNRLSIIDIAHSHQPLRWGPPEAPDRYVLVFNGEIYNYLELRDELATRHGAVFSTDGDGEAVVAGYHYWGTDALTRLRGMFAFALWDTVTRELFCARDPFGIKPLFMATGTGGTAVASEKKCLLDLAELVGFDTAIDERAVQHYTVLQYVPEPETLHRGVRRLESGCYARIRPDRLKPEVTRYFVPRFAAVPITRDTERARYDEITAVLEDSVAKHMRADVTVGAFLSGGIDSTAIAALAIRHNPRLITFTTGFEREGFSEIDVAVASAEAIGARHIAKVVTPDEFVAALPEIVWYLDEPVADPALVPLFFVAREARKHVKVVLSGEGADELFGGYTIYREPLSLKPFDYLPRPLRRSMGKMSKPLPEGMRGKSLLHRGSLTLEERYYGNARSFSDAQLRDVLPGFREEWTHTDVTAAVYAESAGWDPVARMQHIDLFTWLRGDILVKADKMTMANSLELRVPFLDPEVFAVASRLPVEAKITRTTTKYALRRALEPIVPAHVLHRPKLGFPVPIRHWLRAGELLEWAYELVDSSQESQAGHLVDLAAVRRMLDEHRNGASDHSRRLWTLLIFMLWHAIFVEHSVVPQIGEPHYPVQL is encoded by the coding sequence GTGTGTGGTCTGCTGGCGTTCGTCGCCGCCCCGGAGGGCACGGATAAAGAAGCGGCCGCCGCCCGCGCCGACAGTGCGATCGCGCGCGCGTCGCATTCGATGCGCCACCGCGGGCCCGACGAGCCGGGGACCTGGGTGGACCCGGACACCGACGGCTCCGTCGTTTTCGGCTTCAATCGGCTATCCATCATCGACATCGCGCATTCGCACCAGCCGCTGCGCTGGGGCCCGCCCGAGGCGCCCGACCGCTACGTGCTGGTGTTCAACGGCGAGATCTACAACTACCTCGAGCTGCGCGACGAACTGGCCACCCGGCATGGCGCCGTCTTCTCCACCGACGGTGACGGCGAGGCCGTCGTCGCCGGCTATCACTACTGGGGCACCGACGCCTTGACGCGGCTGCGCGGCATGTTCGCGTTCGCGCTGTGGGACACAGTCACCCGCGAATTGTTCTGCGCCCGTGACCCTTTCGGCATCAAGCCGCTGTTCATGGCGACCGGCACCGGCGGCACCGCGGTGGCCAGCGAGAAAAAGTGCCTGCTGGACCTGGCTGAGCTGGTCGGATTCGACACCGCGATCGACGAGCGCGCCGTGCAGCACTACACCGTCCTGCAGTACGTGCCCGAGCCCGAGACGCTGCACCGCGGGGTGCGCCGGCTGGAATCGGGCTGCTACGCCCGGATCCGTCCCGACCGCCTGAAACCGGAGGTCACCCGGTATTTCGTGCCGCGCTTTGCCGCGGTGCCGATCACCCGCGACACCGAGCGGGCCCGCTACGACGAGATCACCGCGGTGCTCGAGGACTCGGTGGCCAAGCACATGCGCGCCGACGTCACCGTCGGGGCGTTTCTGTCCGGGGGCATCGACTCCACCGCCATCGCGGCGCTGGCCATCCGGCACAACCCCCGGCTGATCACGTTCACCACCGGCTTCGAGCGGGAGGGGTTCTCCGAGATCGACGTCGCGGTGGCCTCGGCCGAGGCGATCGGCGCCCGCCACATCGCCAAGGTGGTCACACCCGACGAGTTCGTCGCCGCCCTGCCCGAGATCGTCTGGTACCTCGACGAGCCCGTCGCCGACCCCGCGCTGGTGCCGCTGTTCTTCGTCGCCCGTGAAGCCCGCAAGCACGTCAAGGTCGTGCTGTCCGGCGAAGGTGCCGACGAGTTGTTCGGCGGCTACACGATTTACCGGGAGCCGTTGTCGCTGAAGCCCTTCGACTATCTGCCGCGCCCGCTGCGCCGGTCGATGGGCAAGATGTCCAAGCCGCTGCCGGAGGGCATGCGCGGCAAGAGCCTGCTACACCGCGGCTCGCTGACGCTCGAGGAGCGTTACTACGGCAACGCCCGCAGTTTCTCCGACGCGCAGCTGCGCGACGTGCTGCCCGGCTTTCGCGAGGAATGGACCCACACCGACGTCACCGCGGCCGTATACGCCGAATCGGCCGGCTGGGATCCGGTGGCCCGCATGCAGCACATCGACCTGTTCACCTGGCTACGCGGCGACATCCTGGTCAAGGCCGACAAGATGACCATGGCCAACTCGCTGGAACTTCGGGTGCCGTTTTTGGATCCCGAGGTGTTCGCCGTCGCCTCCCGGCTACCCGTCGAGGCCAAGATCACCCGCACCACCACCAAGTACGCGCTGCGGCGTGCGCTGGAGCCGATCGTCCCGGCGCACGTGCTGCACCGGCCCAAGCTCGGGTTCCCGGTCCCGATCCGGCACTGGCTGCGCGCCGGCGAGCTGCTGGAGTGGGCCTACGAGCTGGTGGATTCGTCGCAGGAGTCGCAGGCCGGTCACCTCGTCGACCTGGCCGCCGTCCGGCGGATGCTCGACGAGCACCGCAACGGCGCCAGCGATCACAGCCGCCGACTGTGGACGCTGCTGATCTTCATGCTCTGGCACGCGATCTTCGTCGAGCACAGCGTGGTGCCGCAGATCGGCGAGCCGCACTACCCAGTGCAGCTGTAA
- the trpD gene encoding anthranilate phosphoribosyltransferase yields MALSSGASPSGASPSGASASGASTTSWPRVLSRLTGGQDLTRGQAAWAMDQIMAGAATPAQIAAFAVALQVKGPTSAEVIELAEVMLDHALLMPAGAVRDDTVDIVGTGGDGVNTVNLSTMAAIVVAAAGVPVVKHGNRAASSLSGGADTLEALGIRIDLGPEEVARSLVEVGIGFCFAPLFHPSYRHTSAVRREIGVPTVFNLLGPLTNPARPRAGLIGCAFADLAEVMAGVFAARRSSVLVVHGDDGLDELTTTTTSTIWRVQAGTVDRLTFDPAGFGFPRADLDDLLGGDAQANAAEVRAVLAGGKGPVRDAVVLNAAGAIVAHAGLSSRAEWLPAWEDGLARACAAIDSGAAEHLLARWVRFGQQI; encoded by the coding sequence GTGGCTTTGTCATCTGGGGCTTCGCCGTCCGGCGCTTCGCCGTCCGGGGCTTCGGCGTCCGGCGCGTCCACGACATCGTGGCCGCGGGTCCTGTCTCGCCTGACGGGTGGTCAGGACCTGACGCGCGGGCAGGCCGCCTGGGCCATGGACCAGATCATGGCCGGCGCCGCGACGCCGGCCCAGATCGCGGCCTTCGCGGTGGCGCTGCAGGTGAAGGGTCCGACGTCGGCCGAAGTCATCGAGCTGGCCGAGGTCATGCTCGACCACGCGTTGCTGATGCCAGCCGGCGCCGTCCGCGACGACACCGTCGACATCGTCGGCACCGGCGGCGACGGCGTCAACACCGTGAACCTGTCCACGATGGCCGCGATCGTGGTCGCGGCCGCGGGTGTGCCGGTGGTCAAGCACGGCAACCGGGCGGCCTCGTCGTTGTCCGGCGGGGCCGACACGCTCGAGGCGCTCGGGATTCGGATCGACCTCGGGCCCGAAGAGGTCGCACGCAGCCTCGTCGAGGTCGGCATCGGGTTCTGCTTCGCGCCGCTGTTCCACCCGTCCTACCGGCATACGTCCGCGGTGCGCCGCGAGATAGGCGTGCCGACGGTGTTCAATCTGCTTGGGCCGCTTACTAATCCGGCCAGGCCGCGGGCCGGGTTGATCGGCTGCGCGTTCGCGGACCTCGCCGAGGTGATGGCGGGCGTGTTCGCCGCCCGCCGGTCCAGTGTGCTGGTGGTGCACGGCGACGACGGGCTCGACGAGTTGACGACGACCACCACCAGCACGATCTGGCGGGTGCAGGCCGGGACCGTGGACAGGCTGACGTTCGATCCGGCCGGATTCGGTTTTCCTCGAGCCGATCTCGACGACTTGTTGGGCGGCGACGCGCAGGCCAACGCGGCGGAGGTGCGTGCGGTTTTGGCCGGCGGCAAGGGCCCGGTGCGCGACGCCGTCGTCCTGAATGCCGCCGGGGCGATCGTCGCCCACGCCGGTTTATCCAGTCGCGCTGAATGGTTGCCGGCGTGGGAGGACGGGTTGGCGCGCGCCTGCGCGGCCATCGATTCCGGTGCGGCCGAACACCTGCTCGCGCGATGGGTGCGGTTCGGCCAGCAGATCTGA
- a CDS encoding MmpS family transport accessory protein — MSGSRPPGWDPDEPDHADPTSHEPDSGGAPDRDLESNAAADVEGEPEPFEDSAELAAADRADETDAYSRAYSAPESEHFTSGPYMPADLRLYDYDEFDELSDADDEHRTARWPWVVGVAAIVAAIALVVSVSLLFARTDTTKLANPGTTTAASTPPMQDEITTTKPPPPPPPPPPPSTTEPPPPPPPTETQTVTVTPSPPPPPPPAPAPAPPPATSTAAAPPPPTTPAGPRQVTYSVTGTKAPGDIISVTYVDASGRRRTQHNVYIPWSMTVTPISQSDVGSVEASSLFRVSRLNCSITTSDGTVLSSNSNDSPQTSC; from the coding sequence ATGAGCGGGTCGAGACCCCCGGGATGGGATCCTGACGAACCCGACCATGCCGACCCGACCAGCCACGAACCGGATTCCGGCGGCGCGCCGGACCGCGACCTGGAATCCAACGCCGCAGCCGACGTCGAGGGCGAGCCGGAACCCTTCGAGGACAGCGCCGAACTGGCCGCGGCGGACCGGGCCGATGAGACGGACGCATACTCGCGCGCCTACTCGGCCCCGGAGTCCGAACACTTCACCAGCGGCCCCTACATGCCGGCCGATCTGCGGCTCTACGACTACGACGAATTCGACGAGTTATCCGATGCCGACGACGAACACCGGACTGCACGCTGGCCGTGGGTGGTGGGTGTGGCCGCCATCGTGGCCGCGATCGCGCTCGTCGTCTCGGTGTCACTGCTGTTCGCGCGGACCGACACCACCAAGCTTGCCAACCCCGGAACCACCACCGCCGCGTCCACGCCGCCGATGCAGGACGAGATCACGACCACCAAACCGCCACCTCCACCGCCTCCACCGCCGCCCCCGTCGACGACCGAGCCACCGCCCCCACCACCACCAACGGAGACCCAGACTGTGACGGTGACGCCTTCCCCGCCACCGCCGCCCCCGCCCGCCCCGGCTCCAGCGCCGCCGCCGGCGACCTCCACGGCGGCCGCGCCCCCGCCGCCCACGACGCCGGCGGGTCCGCGCCAGGTCACTTATTCGGTGACCGGCACCAAGGCTCCGGGCGACATCATTTCGGTGACCTACGTCGACGCGTCCGGCCGGCGCCGCACGCAGCACAACGTGTACATCCCCTGGTCGATGACCGTCACTCCGATCTCGCAATCCGACGTGGGCTCGGTGGAGGCATCTAGCCTGTTCCGGGTCAGCAGGCTCAATTGCTCGATCACGACCAGCGATGGAACCGTGCTTTCGTCGAACAGCAACGACTCACCGCAGACGAGCTGCTGA
- the qcrB gene encoding cytochrome bc1 complex cytochrome b subunit — protein sequence MSPKLSPPKIGDVLARQGEDIDTRYHPSAAVRRQLNKVFPTHWSFLLGEIAMYSFIVLLLTGVYLTLFFDPSMGEITYNGAYQPLRGVDMSKAFASTLDISFEVRGGLFVRQVHHWAALIFSASIMVHLARIFFTGAFRRPREANWVIGSLLLILAMFEGYFGYSLPDDLLSGIGLRAALSSITLGMPVIGTWLHWALFGGDFPCGGVGSECATAGYIIPRMYALHILLLPGIILALIGLHLAMVWFQKHTQFPGPGRTEHNVVGVRVMPVFAVKSGAFFAAIVGVLGLLGGLLQINPIWNLGPYKPSHVSAGSQPDFYMMWTEGLARIWPPWEFYFWHHTIPAVVWVALIMGGVFGLLIVYPFLEKRFSGDYAHHNLLQRPRDVPVRTSIGAMAIAFYMLLTLCAMNDIIAYKFDISLNATTWIGRIGMVIVPPVVYFITYRWCIGLQRSDRAVLEHGIETGIIKRLPHGAYIELHQPLGPVDDHGHPLPLAYQGAPLPNKMNKLGSAGSPGSGSFLFADPASEDAALREAAHGSEQRALTALREHQDSLNGSTNGEGGEH from the coding sequence ATGAGTCCGAAATTGAGTCCCCCGAAGATCGGCGATGTCCTGGCCCGCCAGGGCGAGGACATCGATACGCGCTATCACCCGTCGGCCGCGGTCCGCAGACAGCTGAACAAGGTGTTCCCCACCCACTGGTCGTTCCTGCTGGGTGAGATCGCGATGTACAGCTTCATCGTGCTGCTGCTCACCGGCGTGTACCTGACGCTGTTCTTCGACCCGTCCATGGGCGAAATCACCTACAACGGCGCCTACCAGCCGCTGCGCGGCGTGGACATGTCGAAGGCCTTCGCGTCGACCCTCGACATCTCCTTCGAGGTCCGTGGCGGCCTGTTCGTGCGTCAGGTCCACCACTGGGCCGCGCTGATCTTCTCCGCGTCGATCATGGTCCACCTGGCCCGCATCTTCTTCACCGGCGCCTTCCGGCGACCGCGCGAGGCCAACTGGGTCATCGGTTCGCTGCTGCTGATCCTGGCCATGTTCGAGGGCTACTTCGGTTACTCGCTGCCCGACGACCTGCTGTCCGGCATCGGGTTGCGCGCCGCACTGTCCTCGATCACCTTGGGCATGCCGGTGATCGGCACCTGGCTGCACTGGGCGCTGTTCGGCGGTGACTTCCCCTGCGGTGGCGTCGGAAGTGAATGCGCCACAGCGGGTTACATCATCCCGCGGATGTACGCCCTGCACATCCTGCTGCTACCCGGGATCATCCTGGCGCTGATCGGGCTGCACCTGGCCATGGTGTGGTTCCAGAAGCACACCCAGTTCCCCGGCCCCGGCCGCACCGAGCACAACGTGGTCGGCGTGCGAGTGATGCCGGTGTTCGCGGTCAAGTCCGGCGCGTTCTTCGCCGCGATCGTCGGTGTGCTGGGCCTGCTGGGTGGTCTGCTGCAGATCAACCCGATCTGGAACCTGGGCCCCTACAAGCCATCTCACGTCTCTGCCGGCTCGCAGCCGGACTTCTACATGATGTGGACGGAAGGCTTGGCCCGCATCTGGCCGCCGTGGGAGTTCTACTTCTGGCATCACACCATCCCGGCGGTGGTCTGGGTGGCGCTGATCATGGGTGGAGTGTTCGGTCTGCTGATCGTCTACCCGTTCCTGGAGAAGCGGTTCAGCGGCGACTACGCCCACCACAACCTGCTGCAGCGGCCGCGCGACGTGCCGGTGCGCACGTCGATCGGTGCGATGGCGATCGCGTTCTACATGCTGCTGACGCTGTGTGCGATGAACGACATCATCGCGTACAAGTTCGACATCTCGCTCAACGCGACGACGTGGATCGGGCGCATCGGCATGGTGATCGTTCCACCGGTGGTCTACTTCATCACCTATCGGTGGTGCATCGGACTGCAGCGCAGCGACCGCGCGGTGCTCGAGCACGGCATCGAGACCGGCATCATCAAGCGGCTGCCGCACGGCGCCTACATCGAACTGCATCAGCCGCTGGGCCCGGTCGACGACCACGGCCACCCGCTGCCACTCGCCTACCAGGGTGCGCCGCTGCCCAACAAGATGAACAAGCTGGGCTCGGCCGGATCGCCGGGTAGCGGTAGCTTCCTGTTCGCCGATCCGGCGTCCGAGGACGCGGCATTGCGGGAGGCGGCGCACGGCTCTGAGCAGCGCGCCCTGACTGCACTGCGCGAACACCAGGACAGCCTCAACGGGTCGACCAACGGCGAGGGCGGCGAGCACTAG
- a CDS encoding cytochrome c oxidase subunit 4: protein MHIEARLFEFIAAFFIVVAVLYAVLTAIFATGGVEWAGTTALVLTGGLALITATFFRFVARRLDTRPEDYEGAEISDGAGELGFFSPHSWWPILVALSGSVTAVGIALWLPWLIVAGVMFILTSVAGLVFEYYIGPEKH from the coding sequence ATGCATATCGAAGCCAGGCTATTCGAATTCATTGCCGCGTTTTTCATTGTGGTTGCGGTGCTCTACGCGGTGCTGACCGCGATCTTCGCCACCGGAGGTGTGGAGTGGGCCGGCACCACCGCACTGGTGCTGACCGGTGGCCTGGCGTTGATCACGGCGACGTTTTTCCGGTTTGTGGCGCGGCGGCTGGACACCCGGCCCGAGGACTACGAGGGCGCTGAGATCAGCGACGGAGCAGGCGAATTGGGCTTCTTCAGCCCGCACAGCTGGTGGCCGATTCTGGTCGCGTTGTCGGGCTCGGTGACCGCGGTGGGCATCGCGTTGTGGCTGCCGTGGCTGATCGTCGCTGGGGTGATGTTCATCCTGACGTCGGTGGCCGGACTGGTCTTCGAGTATTACATCGGTCCCGAGAAGCACTAA
- the ctaE gene encoding aa3-type cytochrome oxidase subunit III, whose amino-acid sequence MTSAAGTSGTAITSRVHSLNRPNMVSVGTIVWLSSELMFFAGLFAMYFTARAQSGGKWPPPPTELNLYQAVPVTLVLIASSFTCQMGVFAAERGDVFGLRRWYVLTFLMGLFFVCGQGYEYFHLATHGTTIPGSAYGSVFYLATGFHGLHVTGGLIAFIFLLARTAMSKFTPAQATASIVVSYYWHFVDIVWIALFAVIYFIR is encoded by the coding sequence GTGACCAGCGCTGCCGGGACTTCGGGTACTGCAATTACGTCGCGGGTGCATTCGCTGAACCGACCCAACATGGTCAGCGTCGGCACCATCGTTTGGCTTTCCAGCGAGCTGATGTTCTTTGCTGGCCTCTTCGCGATGTACTTCACCGCTCGCGCCCAATCGGGCGGCAAGTGGCCGCCGCCGCCGACCGAGCTGAACCTCTACCAGGCCGTGCCGGTCACCTTGGTGCTGATCGCGTCGTCGTTCACCTGCCAGATGGGGGTGTTCGCGGCCGAGCGTGGCGACGTGTTCGGGCTGCGCCGCTGGTACGTGCTGACCTTCCTGATGGGCCTGTTCTTCGTTTGCGGCCAGGGCTACGAGTACTTCCACCTGGCGACGCACGGGACGACCATCCCCGGAAGCGCCTACGGCAGCGTGTTCTACCTGGCGACCGGGTTCCACGGTCTGCACGTCACCGGCGGCCTGATCGCCTTCATCTTCCTGCTGGCCCGCACCGCGATGAGCAAGTTCACCCCGGCGCAGGCGACGGCCAGCATCGTCGTCTCGTACTACTGGCATTTCGTCGACATCGTGTGGATCGCGCTGTTCGCCGTGATCTATTTCATCCGTTGA